The genomic stretch ATGTTTTCAAAATGATCTTCGAGTTCCACTTCCTTGGCGACGGTGACGCCGTCCTTGGTGACGGTGGGGGAGCCGAATTTTTTGTCGATGATGACATTGCGGCCCTTGGGACCGAGGGTGACCTTCACCGCATCGGCCAACTTGTCGACGCCCTTGCGCAGTTTCTCGCGGGCAATCGCATCGAATTCTATTTGCTTAGCCATTCTGGTAATTCTCCTTGATTCGTTGGATTACTTCAGTACCGCGAGAATATCGGACTCGCGCATGATCAGGAATTCGGCGCCGTCCACGGAGACTTCCGAGCCGGAATACTTTCCGTAGAGGATTTTGTCGCCGACCTTGACGGACATCGCCAGCAGCTTGCCATCATCGGAGAGGCGGCCCGGACCGGCGGCCATGATCTGACCTTCCTGCGGTTTTTCCTTGGCGGTATCGGGGATGATGATCCCGCCCTTCTTGACCTCTTCCTGCTGAAGCGGCTTCACCAGAACGCGGTCTTGCAACGGATGAATGTTCATCAATGCACTCCTTATGGATTAGTAGTGGTTAACTGATTGCTTTGTATTTCAACGATGCTTTCTGTCTTCTCATGTTCAGCCGCTCAATGCTACGAACGATCGCGGCGGCTTGTTAGCACTCATCATCGTCGAGTGCTAACAGCTTATACGCGAATATATCGGCGGAGGTTTCCGGGGTCAATCAGATTTTGGAGAAATGGACGGGCTGCCTCATAAAACATTATTGTACAACGTCTTATGTTGTAATAAAGCGCTGCTCAAGTCAGAAATTAGTCACCGCTAACACCTTGCTCACGGCGCGGCCAGATCCACCCCTCCCGCTGCGTGGGAGGGGTGGATTAGTATGTTGCTTCTGTCTACGTGACGATGGGGATACTTATGCTAAAAGGTTTCATCGCCACATCTTTCGATGTGCTTATAGTAGTTCAGCCCGGGGGAGTTGACCAGGATGTAATCAAACAGTACTGCCGCCTCGGGATCACTCTGCGCGCCAAGGCGCTGGTAGCGCGTACTGCTCGCCCAACTCAGAACGTTCGTCAGGAGTCCGGAATGTGATTCTCTCACTGTCGCCGGAATCGTCTCGCCAATCGGCTCGCCGGTCATCGGATTAACCGGTGTCACGCTCAGTTCTCCCTCGGCAAAGAAGTTGAACTGATATATGCCCAGCGCACTCAGCCGCGTCGTCTGCCGCAGATGCACCGGACCACTGACGTACACATAATCGCCCGGACCGGAGGAGCAGAATGGCTTGGGAATGACCTGATCGAAATTCAATACGAAATCCTGAACGAAGACACCGGTGTTGCGCGGAACTTTGGAAGCGACCTTCATCATGGTGGCCTTACCATCAGTAAGGATCGGAACATCCGCGCTGACATCACCAAGCGGCCCGCCGATGGCGGCACGAAGTTCGATCGGCAGCCCATTGTAGATGATCGACGGGATTGTGCGGAAGGGGGCCGGATTGATGTCGCCCGTCTCGGCAAACGGTAGATCCGGAGCCAGCAAACCACTGCGGATCAAATCCACTTTCACGAATTGTTCGGCCAATTCCCAACTGATAACCTGATGGTCGGTGGTACCGGGAATCAGGATCTCGAAATGAACATTACCGACCGTCCAGTTACCGATCTTGAACAGGCGAAGGTGAAATCGCGCGGGGGAATAATCACCGCAGGCAAGCTGGACAACACCCGCCGACCACCCGCAATTTTGGCCGAAGCTGGCCTGGACGTCGCCGATCGCATCGACCCAGGTCGAATTGAAGGGCGGCACCGGCGGCATGCCGAAGGCCGAGCGATCGCCATCCAGCGACATCAGCGCGGCCCGAATGTCCCGAGGGTCGGCCTTCCCGAAGAAGATGACGTTGATCGGGTCCTGCGGATCGTTACTGAGATCATCACTGGTGAACGGCCAAAACGTCAGCGCGTTGCCGCCCAAATTGACGGTGACAAGTGGCGACGGCGTCGTGCCGGTACACGTTTGTTTGGCGATGGCTTCCAACCTGACAATCTCATCCGAAGCTGAAGCATAGCTGCCTGTTGGTTCGATCGATTTTGTGCAGCCCAATGCAAGCACTCCGGCGACAGCTATGAAAGCCAGAAGCATCTTGATACGAGGCATCTTGGTTCCTCTTGTTTTGAGTCCTACCTAAACTGGTATACCTAACATTCCGGCCGAGCCAATCTGAGGCGGGAGACTGAGGGATAGTGCAGCGAGTCAACCGCACCGAAAGTGCTCATGCCCAAATGTGCGAACTGGCAGTTGTCGAATGGAATTGGAGATAGCCGGAGATAATCGTGATGGCTCAAGCAATATTGAGTTCTTTGACCACATTGTCAAGCTGATTCTCTGCGCCGGGCCCGCTCTGCAGCACCAAACAGCGTCGATTGGGCTTGCCTCCAAGAGGCGGCCGACAGCGCACGTCGTCGGCCGCTGAGATTCCCTACAGCCTCAACACCCCGCGCACGGCGCCGGGCCACCCGAGAAGATGAAGCTGATCAGGTAAACTGCATCGGAAATGTTTACCGTACCGGAGCAGTCGGCATCGGCGGATTCCAGTGGATTCGGTGCTGGACCGCCGGCAAATATGTAGCTGATCAGATACACCGCATCCGAGATGTTGACAGCAGCACTGCCATCGGCATCGCCGCAGACGTAGGGCGGTTCGATAATCCTGATGCTGGCCGACATCGTGTCCGCTTTCTGGGGTACCCCGGAATCGCGGCACTCGAAACTAAAGTAGAAGGTCGCCACGTAGCTCGGCGTGCCGTCGATCGTGCCGGTGGTTCCGCCGTTGAAGTTGCAGCCGAATGGCAGATCGCCGCCGAGGAAGTTCCACGTGTACGGCGGCGTCCCGCCGATGGCGTATAGGCTCAAGGAATAGGGATCATTTAAGACACCGTCCGGCATGGCGTAGTTCTGAATATGCAACTGACCGTCGCAAGCATCGCCGATACCGTCGCCATTTTCGTCGTACTGCTCGGGGTTAGGCGTAGAGTCGCAGTTGTCGCAAGCATCGCCGGCCAGATCGTTGTCGGTGTCGGTTTGGTCGAGATTGGCAATCAGCGGGCAGTTGTCGGTGGTGTTAGCGATTCCGTCGTTGTCGGAATCGCTGTCGCAGGCATCGCCGATGCCGTCGCCGTCAAGATCGTCCTGATTTGGATTGGCCACATTGACGCAATTGTCGCAAGGATCGTTGACAATGTCGTGATCGGCATCAACCGGTGAGGCCATATACTGACAGATAGCGCTGGCAGCAGTGCGCAAATTAATCGCCGGGCCGATATGGCCGCCGGTGCCCTGCGGCGTGCCGGTTAGCATCAAAAGCGTCCGCATCTCCAGCGGAGTGAGCGGGCGATTGATCACCTGCTTGGCGTATGACTGCAGCGCCGTCACTAAGCCGGCAGAGACCGCCGATGCCGAGCTGGTGCCGTTGAAACTACTGGTGTAGCTTTGGTGATCGTCACCGCCGACAACCGCATAGTCGCCGTAACCGGAGGTGAAGACGTTTTGCCCCCAAGCCTGGACATTGACGCGGCTGCCGTAGGTGGAGAAGTCGAGTTTGTGGTGACCGGTTGATGATGAACCGGCCCCGATGATGATCGATTTGGAATCGCCGCGCGCCATATAGCTGGAGTAGGGGGCGCTATCCAGGTCCTGATTGCCGTTGCCGGCCGCAGCTACGACAATGACGTTTTGATCACCACCATTCTTGACCACGTTCCACACCGTCGGATCGTACTCCGCGGGCGCATAGCCGCCGCCGGCACCGCCGGTCTGCATTTCCAGCAACACGACATCGCCGGGGTCGGAATCGGCAATCGCATTGGCGATGCACGTCGCGCGACGCGAACCCTGCTCGACCGAAATCTCTGGATAGACGTTGACGCTCGCCGCCAATGGCGCAATGCCCGTGACGCCGTAGCCGTTGCTGGGAGCGGCGGTGATGCCGACTGCCGAGGTGCCATGGTCGTTGCCGAATGGCGAGTTCATCGTCTGCCCCGCTTCAACGACAATCGGAATATCGACGAGGTCCTCATGAAGCACATCCCAGCCATACTCGCAATCGGAATAGCGCACATTCTGCCCCTTGCCGTTGCGCGTCCAGAGATAATCGACATTGAATCCCGGATCAGGGCCGCGGTAGCCCTGCAGTGCAACATAATTCGGCGTGGGTGGAGCGTAGTCGCCCGGTGGCGGGGGAGTGATTTCAGCAAGATACACATACTCAACTTCGGGAAGAGCCCGCAACGCGCGAGCGGCGGGCTCGAGCGTGGCATTGTCGGCGCCGGTAATTCTGACCAGCATGATGCCGCGCAAATCGGGCTGCGCCTCACGGGACATCGTGGCGGCTCGCTGCTCGAGTTTTTCGATTTTCGCATCCGGCAGTTGAATCAATTGCTCGAAGCGCAACGCAAATTGACCCGCAACTCTCGACACGTTATCGGCGGCCGCCTTTGCGGGGGATGAGATCTTGCCGTCGGCCGTGGCGCGCATCAACAGATCGTCACGGAACTTGACGTTGAGTTCGTACTGTTTGCCCAGCTGGGTGAAGAGCGGCACGTCGGTCAGCGGTTGGCGCGGCGCCAGGGAGTCAGCAGAGGCAAAACTCCACAGAACGATTGCGAGCGCCATGCTCAGCGATATGTAGCGAGAAGTCGGTGAGGGGCGCCGTTGGATGACGGAAAAATTCATTTTTTGACTCAGTTCTCGATGGGTTGTCCGGTCGTTTCTTCAGCAACAGGCTGAATACACAAGGTAATTCCAAACAGGGCAGTAACAAGTAAAGATACTTAAAATCGGTAATCTGTCAATGCGTCAAGAAACTGATCCCAGGCATGATTTTGCAGCCGGCTGGAGTGACTCTTGACTAAAGTCAAAGACTTCTCCCAACATTCCTCCCATCCTCCCTCCCGCCGAAGATAATGGTGGACTTCGGCTCGCGCGAACTGCTCATTGCCTGTCGATGGAGGGTCGACGCCTTGATGACGCAAACTCCTGATTCCCGATCCAACACCGCCGTCTCCAAATGGCTTTTGGCGATCGTGATCGTCGCCGGGCTGTTCTTCGGGATCGGTTTCTACACCTTCTACTACGCCAAGGGCGGTTCCTACTTATCGGACGATCCCAATGTCTGTATCAACTGCCACATCATGCGCGAGCAATTTGACAGTTGGCAGAAGGGCAGCCATCACGGCGTCGCGGTCTGCAACGACTGCCATCTGCCGCCGTCGTTTCCCGGCCGCTACATTGTCAAGGCCGAAAACGGCTTCAACCACTCGCGCAAATTCACTTTTCAGGATTTTCACGAACCGATTGCCATTCGCCCCGCCAACCGCGAAGTGCTCCAGCAGAATTGCCTGCGCTGCCACGCCCAGTTAATCAGCGAATCGGTCGGGACGTTTACCCATGCGGATGATCATCAAAACTGCGTGCGGTGCCACCGCGAGGTCGGCCACGGCGCAGCTCATTAGGAGGATATCTCGATTATGGCCGAAAGACAGTCGTCCCGCCTGTGGCTCTATGCGCTGATTCTGATCGTGATCGCCGCGGCGACCTTTGCCGTGCTGCTGCTGATGCAGAATATCTCGCTGCGGAAGGAAGAAGCCAAACAGGTCGTGTTCCAGATCGCCACGATCGACGAAAACACCATCGATCCGAAGGAGTGGGGCAAGAACTTCCCGCGCCAGTACGACAACTATCTGCGCACGGTCGACACGGTGCGCACCAAGCACGGCGGCAGCGACGCTTTTCAGAAGCTGGATGCCGACCCGCGCTGGCGTGAGCTGTTCAACGGCTATGCCTTCGGCGTCGACTACCGCGAAGAGCGTGGCCATGCCTACATGCTCTCCGATCAGGACATGACCGAACGCGTCAAGCAGTTCAAGCAGCCGGGCGCCTGCTTGCATTGCCATTCGGCCATCATTCCCGCCTACCGCGCCCAAGGACGCGCAGCCGGCGTGCCGGACAGCGACACGCTGGCGCAGTTGATGAAGGGCTTTGAAATCGTCTGCGGCATGCCGTACGCCGAGGCGCGCAAACTGGTCGACCATCCCGTGACCTGCATGGACTGCCACGATCCGAAGTCGATGGCACTTCGCGTGACGCGGCCGGGATTCCTGAACGGTATCCAGCGCCTCGCCGAGAGCGACTATTCGCTGCCGCATCTGCCCAGCATCACGCGCTGGCAGAAGGGCGATCGCGCCAAGCCGTACAACCCCAACGTCGAAGCGTCACGGCAGGAGATGCGCTCCTTCGTTTGCGGCCAATGCCATGTCGAGTACTATTTCAAGGGCACCGGCAAGCTGCTCACCTATCCGTGGCACAACGGGTTGAATATTGATCAGGTAGAAGCCTATTACGACAGCGCCGGTTTCAAGGACTGGACGCACGCCACCTCCGGCGCACCGACGCTCAAAGCGCAGCACCCGGAGTTCGAGATGTGGAACCAGGGGATTCACGCGCGTTCCGGCGTCGCCTGCGCTGACTGCCATATGCCTTACTACCGTGAGGGCGCCGTCAAGATCAGCGATCATCATGTGCGCAGCCCGCTGTTGAACATCGCCCGCGCCTGCCAGAATTGCCACCGTTACCCGGAAGATGAAATTCTCGCCCGTGCCGAGCGGATTCAGGACAAAACACAGGCGATGATGATTCGTGCTGAAGAAGCCGTCATCGATCTGATCAAGGCGATCGCGGCCGCCAAAATCAATGGCGCGGACAGTGTCGCCCTTATTGCCCCGCGCGATTTTCATCGCAAGGCGCAGTGGCGTCTGGATTATGTCGCGGCGGAAAATTCGATGGGCTTCCATGCCTCGCAGGAAGCGACTCGCATCTTGGGCGAAGCGATCGACTATGCGCGACAAGGTTATATGGATCTGGCGCGGCGTTTCCCGATGATGTCGGCGCAAGCCAGATAGAGCGGACGTTTCTGTCCGACGGTAGCTTCCAGTGAGGATGTGACGGACAAAAATGTCCGTCCTACCGGTTCATTTCGTAAATCAACCGCAGACCATCGAGGGTGATGTCGGGGAGGACGTCCTTGATATACTTGGAAGCCGGCGCGATCAGGCTGGCCAAGCCGCCGGTCGCAACGATTCGCGGCAAAGATCCCATCGCCTTCTGAAGTTGCTCAATGATGTAATCCGCCTGGCCGACCGCGCCCAGATAGAAACCGGCTTTCATGGCCTCTTCCGTTGACTTGCCGATTGGCGACTTGGGCGCTTCAAACGAAATCTTGAAAAGCTGCGCCGCGCGATGCGCCAACGCGCTCTGCGCCGTCTCGATGCCGGGGGCAATCACTCCGCCCAAATAAGCGCCGTCCTTGGAGATCACGTCAAAAGTCGTTGCCGTGCCAAAATCAACGACGATCGCCGGCCCGCCGAAGCGCGCGAACGCCGCCACGGAATTGCAGATGCGGTCGGTACCGATCTCGTTGGGATGGGGATAGTCAAACCGAATATTGAACTTGAGCCCCGCGTGTACCACCACCGGCTCGATCCCGAAGTGCGTCTTGCTCATTTGCCGGAATACCGGATCGAGGCGCGGCACGACCGTAGCCAGGGCGATCCCATCCACGCCCCCGAGCCCTTTTATCTGCATGAACTGACTCAAGAGCAACGCCGATTCGTCCGCCGTGCGCGCGTGGTCGGTGGCGAAGCGCAAAGAGGTGAGCAACTTCTCGCCTTCGTAGAAGCCGATCACGACATTGGTGTTGCCGATATCGATTGCCAGTAACATGCCATATTAATATACCCGATTCCGCCCGCGAGGCAACCGATCCTGAGGTGAACTTTTGCCTTGTCTGGCGCGGCATTTCTGGTACCATACTCCCACGATGTGGCTCAGATTCACGCTTATCGGAACGCTGCTCCTGGCCCTGACGTTGGCCGGCTGCAGCGGCGATCTCGGCGGTAGCTTCGACGGCGCCTCAGGGTTCGTCGACACGGCCCACCGTGTCGACCCCGATGTCCTCGTGCCGACAGAAGTCCGCCTTGATTCCAAGCATAAGAACTACAGTATCATCGAGAACTTCGTCTTTTTGGCGCGGCAAGATACGCTCCGAAGCGCGGTCGTATTCACTTTTCGCCGGGCGCTCAAGGACAACAAATTCATCCGCGCCGAACGTGATTTCTCGGGCTTCGTTCTCGAAGGCTCATACTGGCAAGCACTCCCTTACACCAAGATGCGCCACGATGCCCAACAACTCGAGCAGCAGGCACCGTTCACGTTTGGCGGTCTCGAGTGGACGGCTCCCGCGAAGTCGGGCATCATCCGCTACAATTGGCGCGGCATTTCGCTCGAAATGGAGTTTACCGATCTGCAGCCGGTACAAGTGAACACGAATGGCAGCGATCGCAAACGCGCACACGGTATCGGCACTGGTCTTTTGCGTTACAGGGGATCTGAAGTCCGCGGCACGGTAATCTATGAGCTGATTCAAATCGAAGGCTTCAATGTCATCGATAAATCCGGCGCGGGGATTGAATTCACGAACTACGACTGGCTTGCCGTCAAGACGGAGTCGGGTGCCACCATCATTGCTTCGTCTGATTCGACAACGGCGGGCGATCGCCTGCTCAAGAACTTCGTCGTGATTGACCGCGCTGGTGGGATCAGTGCCGCTGAGGGCTCCAACTTCGTGCGTATCCGCTCAGAAGATCTCCAGCGCGACCGTAAAATCTTCGATTGGCTGGCCAATCGCAAGATCGTCGCTGTCGGCGAACTTGGTCTCGACCTCAATGTTGCCTTCCATGATGCCCGCCTATTCTATACCTCCGGCTTTGCGATCGCCGAAGTGATCGGCAACGTGCAGCTCGACGGCATCTCCACCACAGCTTGGGGAATCGTACAACACTGGCAGCAACCCAAGGCCGATTCCGAGGTGCTCAAATAGCATGAACGAGCACGAACGCGGCATGCTGGAAGACGCCGCCAAACTTTGGCTGGCGCACGATGGCTTGTGGTTCCAAGCGGTTGAACAATCGTTTGGAATGGACAAGGCGATCGAACTCGATAAGCTGGCCTGGGAGCGATTCACCGTTATCGAAGCCAAGCGCATCATGGCGCGACACAATATCGCCCCCAACGGAGGGCTGGCAGCGCTCAAGCTCGCCTTGAGCTATCGGCTTTACGCCTATATCAACGTGCAAGATATCGTCGATGCGACCCCAACCAGCTTCACCTTCCGGATGACCGATTGTCGTGTGCAATCGGCACGCCAACGGCAGCAGATGCAACCATTCCCCTGCAGGGAAGTGGGTATTGTCGAGTATTCCCTCTTTGCGCAGACGATTGATCCGCGGATTAGAACCGAATGTGTTTGTTGCCCGCCCGACCCGAAGCACCCGCAGTTCTGGTGCGCGTGGAAATTCTCGCTCTGAGCTGCGTCGCGCCTAAGACGTTTTTACAGCATCGATTACTTCGGCGTCTGGCGGACTCAGTCGTGCATACTTGAATCCGGCCCAGACGGCAATCCCGTAGAAGAGCAAGTCGATTGGACTGAAAGTCTTCCGAAAAATGGTACTGATCAACTCCGAATTCAGAGACGCAGCTACGGCTGAAAGAGGAACGCCCTCCTGACGTGCGATTTCGATACAGGCCCAGAACAGGTTGCCCAAGAGGACTCCCAGCAGCGCCATCACCGCGCCGACAACGGCAAATGAGGTGTCGATTCCCCGTCCCAGCAGACGAACACCCAGTTCCGCCAAAAAGCCGACACCGATGGCGGCGTAGCCAATCTGGATATGAGTAATCCACGTCAGCAGACCCCAGGCGACGGCTCCGATCACGCCGCCCAAGGCGCCACCAAAAATCCCGAGAGTGAGATTCTGATTGTCACGCATCTGCCGGCGCAATTGCTCCAGTCCAAGCGAACTCCCCGGATTTTGATTTTGGTCCTCCGGCATACGATCTCCTCCGTTTTTGTGCCCCAGGTATTAAATCTGACAGGCAGCGAGTCTGCATGTCAGGCAGCTTGTCAACCAATTGGCGGTTGGCACGACGCTACTGCTGCCAGCGTATGACCTGCTCGTGGTAGGCCGCCGCCATTTCCTCGGCGCGTTTGCGATCCTCCGACTCGGCGACCACAGTGAAGTACGCTGCATTGCGATCCGGCGCAATCCAGATCCAACCGCCGTCCTCGAGAAAGCGCGCGCCGTCGACTAATTGCCGCTCGCGGCCTTCGGTATGTTCCATCAGCAGGCGCATGACCTGGCCTTTCTTCGACCAGGAGCACGGTACCTGTCGCACCGAGGCATGGTACTTCTCGAACTCGCGGCGCAGCTCCGCCAAATCGGCCCGATTGCGAGCCAGCATTTCCATCAGCTTGACCGTTGCGAACATGCCGTCCGCGCCCAGTTGAAATCTCGATAGCAAAAAGCCGCCGCGAGTGCCGCCGACGAAATCAACTTCATCACCCATAAATGCCTGCATCATGGCCAGATGATCCCCGCGCACACGTATAACCTGCACTCCGTACTGCCGAGCGATCTGTTCAACGCCCATACTGGCCATGATCGGCACCGCAATCTTTCGCGTCTGGTAAGTACTCAGGAACAGCGACGTCACCATCAAGAGCAACAACTGATCCGAGATCCGCTCGCCGTCCCGATCGACAACGGTGATCTTTTCGGCGCTGCGGGCCAGCTGGATTCCGAAATCGGCGCCCAGGGACTTGACAATCGAGCCGAGTTGCTCGATCGAATTGCTGCTCTGGGCCGGCGGCAGCGTGGGATTCGGGAAAGCATTGATCGAGATCAGCTCAGCATTCAGAGTGCTGAAGATACTGCCGAAGATCTCCGAGGCGCCGCCGTGGATGAAGTCGATCACAATCTTGAACCGTCGGTTGACAATCGCCTCAACGTCGATGTGCTTGAGGAAGTCGCTGCGATACGATTCGACGATGCGGGTTGGATAGTCGAGGGTGCCGACGCTCTCAACACCGACGCGGCGAAAATCTTCGCGGGCGAAGAGCGTCTCGATGGCGCGGGTCTTGCGCGTTGGCAAGTCCATACCGTCGGGACCGATGAAGATCAGGTCGGTGATGTGATAATCCACCGGGTTTTGGCGTACATGCACGCCGCCGCCGTGTTTACCGGATTTCAGCTCGTAGCGCATGACCGGAATCGGCAGCGTCTGCAGGTCGACAACGTTAATGCCGCACGACAGTAGTCCCGAGGCGAACGCGCGCGAGAACACCCGCGAGGCCGATGAAGCACCGCGGCTGACGACGATCGATTGATTGCGTGCCAGCGTTGCGCCGAAAGCGGCTCCCAGCTTGGCGGCGAATTCTGGGGTGATCTCAATATTGCCGAGGCCGGAAACCTTGGAATCGGAAAACAGTTCGCGGTTCCATTTCTCGCCCCAGATCAGCGACGACGAGACTGTCGCTCCGGCTTCAACTTCCTTGCCCGGCCAGATCTTGCAGTTCGACTTGACCGTGGCACCGCTCCGCAGCTTCACGTGGTCGCTGATCACGGCCTCCTCATTGATATTGACCTTGTCCTCGACCGTGACGTGGTTGCAGACGATGGCTTGGGAAATGTGAGCGCCGGACCCCACCGTCGTGTCATGCCAGATCACAGAATTCTCGATCACGGCCTCACCGGCGATCCGGCAGCGATCGCCGATCACGGAATTGCTGATCGCTGCTCCCGCCTCGATGGTGGCGCCGTCGCCGACAATCACCGCGCCGGCCAATCGCGCATGTTCGTCGACGTGGAAATCGCGACTGATCCAGACGGTGGCGTTCTCCCGATGCAGTTTGTTGTAACTGGTTTCGATGCCGACCTTTTCCTGCAGGATATCCAGATGCGCCTTCTGGTACTCCGACAGATTCCCGATATCGCGCCAATATCCTTCGGCAACGTAGCCGAACAATCGCGCGCCCTCCTTGAGCATTGCCGGGAACAGGTTCTGCGAGAAATCAAAGCTCTTGCCCTTGGGGATCCGCTCGAAGACCTGAGGTTCGAGAATGTAGATGCCGGTATTGATCGTATCGGAAAACACCTCCCCCCACGTCGGCTTTTCCAGGAACCGCGATATCCGGCCGTCCGTATCGGTAATCACCACGCCGTAGGCGAGCGGATTCTCCATCCGCGTCAGAACAATCGTGGCTTCGGCCTGCTTCGACTCGTGATAGCTGATCGCAGCCGTGAGATCAAAATCGGTCAGAACATCACCGGAGATGACCAGCACGCGATTGCCGTGGTAAAGTTCTTCGGCGTTCTTGACGGCGCCGGCCGTACCAAGATCGTCCTCGGCCAGCAGGTATTTCATCGTGACGCCCAACTCCGTGCCGTCGTGGAAGTAGTTCTGTATCTCCTCCGGCTGGAAATAGAGCAGCGTGACGTAGTCCCGCAGGCCGTGCTTCTTCAGCAGGTTGACGATGTGATGCAGCATCGGCAGATTGGCTACCGGCACCATCGGCTTGGGCAGACTTTGCGTCAGTGGTCGCAATCGAGTGCCGAACCCGCCGGCCATGATCACTGTCTTCATTTTCTATCGCAATTCCTCTTCCGTCCTGCACTGCAGCAGATTGTTCTCAAAATACTCGATAATATCATAAAAGTCAGCGAATCCCAGCCAGTCAACCGATTTTTCCCGCGCCACTTGAACCAGATCGTCGCGCGCAAACAGGATGTCGGCCACTCCGACGGCACACCGATCGGAAAATCCATCGCCGATGTAAACCGTGGTTTCACCCTCCTGCCTCAGCGTGCGCACCCGCTCGCCCTTGCAGGTACCGCAGAAGCCGCAGCCACGAGTGAAATAAGGGAAAGTCGGAATGATGCCGCCGTTGATGAAATGAGCGCGGTTGGAATGAATGTCCAATCCGGCGAAACCCGCTCTACTCAAGAAGGCTTCGATGTAGAAGTCGAGACCGTCGGAAACGATGTGCAGCGGTATCTCATGTCTGGCCAACAACGCCACAAACTCTCCAAATCCGCGCTCAACCTCGATTCGGTGCAACGCGGCGATCATTTCTTCGCGCGTCGAAGCGATATAGTGACACTCCCGCCACAGGCATTCCCGGGAGGTGATCTTCTGCTCGATCCATAGTTTAACCGTGCCGGAATTGCGCCTGCCGGAGAAATGATTGAAGAGCGAGGCACCGACATCTTTGGCGGAAATCGTGCCGTCAAAATCCGTAAACACTCGGAGTCCACGCCCGGTAGTCATCCGATTAACCGAAACGCCCCCCAGATCACAACAAGCGAGAGAGCCGTCAATCCCGGCAGCAATGCCTTGCGCCGCAGGGCGTTCAGCGCATAGGCCAACAAGGCCGACGGAATCGCCAGCAGGTAGACTTGTATCAGTGCCGTCTGCAACAAAGTCTTGCGCTCACCACCGGTAAACGCCACGATACCGGCAGCCACCAGCGCAACGATCATAACGATCAGGATGACCCGATAAGTCACTGCCATGAATCGGTCGAAATCGCGCCAGCCCGTCATCGGCGTAAGCCCTCAATAATCATGCTGATTGCCGTGTACAACAGCACTGCCGTAAACAGCAGCTTTATGTAAAGCGACTCGATCTTGTGAAACAGATTTGACCCCGCGAATGCGCCCAGCGCCGTGCCCAAAGTTGCGAACGGCACCCAGTCGAGCGGGACATCACCGCGGCTCATATAAGGGATCACGGCCACCGCCGCGCTGATGCCGATCATCATCGACGAGGCCGCCACCGCTTCCTTAACCGACTTACCCAAAGTTAGTTGCATGATCGGAACTTTTACGATCCCGCCGCCGATGCCGAGCAATCCAACCAAACCGCCGGCAAATACCGAGACACCCAACGCCAGCGGATAGCCGGTACCGACTGCGTCGTCTTTCGGTTTGGCTTCGTGCCGACC from Candidatus Zixiibacteriota bacterium encodes the following:
- a CDS encoding NTP transferase domain-containing protein, with translation MKTVIMAGGFGTRLRPLTQSLPKPMVPVANLPMLHHIVNLLKKHGLRDYVTLLYFQPEEIQNYFHDGTELGVTMKYLLAEDDLGTAGAVKNAEELYHGNRVLVISGDVLTDFDLTAAISYHESKQAEATIVLTRMENPLAYGVVITDTDGRISRFLEKPTWGEVFSDTINTGIYILEPQVFERIPKGKSFDFSQNLFPAMLKEGARLFGYVAEGYWRDIGNLSEYQKAHLDILQEKVGIETSYNKLHRENATVWISRDFHVDEHARLAGAVIVGDGATIEAGAAISNSVIGDRCRIAGEAVIENSVIWHDTTVGSGAHISQAIVCNHVTVEDKVNINEEAVISDHVKLRSGATVKSNCKIWPGKEVEAGATVSSSLIWGEKWNRELFSDSKVSGLGNIEITPEFAAKLGAAFGATLARNQSIVVSRGASSASRVFSRAFASGLLSCGINVVDLQTLPIPVMRYELKSGKHGGGVHVRQNPVDYHITDLIFIGPDGMDLPTRKTRAIETLFAREDFRRVGVESVGTLDYPTRIVESYRSDFLKHIDVEAIVNRRFKIVIDFIHGGASEIFGSIFSTLNAELISINAFPNPTLPPAQSSNSIEQLGSIVKSLGADFGIQLARSAEKITVVDRDGERISDQLLLLMVTSLFLSTYQTRKIAVPIMASMGVEQIARQYGVQVIRVRGDHLAMMQAFMGDEVDFVGGTRGGFLLSRFQLGADGMFATVKLMEMLARNRADLAELRREFEKYHASVRQVPCSWSKKGQVMRLLMEHTEGRERQLVDGARFLEDGGWIWIAPDRNAAYFTVVAESEDRKRAEEMAAAYHEQVIRWQQ
- a CDS encoding MtnX-like HAD-IB family phosphatase, translated to MTTGRGLRVFTDFDGTISAKDVGASLFNHFSGRRNSGTVKLWIEQKITSRECLWRECHYIASTREEMIAALHRIEVERGFGEFVALLARHEIPLHIVSDGLDFYIEAFLSRAGFAGLDIHSNRAHFINGGIIPTFPYFTRGCGFCGTCKGERVRTLRQEGETTVYIGDGFSDRCAVGVADILFARDDLVQVAREKSVDWLGFADFYDIIEYFENNLLQCRTEEELR
- a CDS encoding sulfite exporter TauE/SafE family protein, with protein sequence MTQPLLIFALAVGVGGLSSLLGIGGGILLVPIFTLILKLPIHQAIALSLCCVMATSVTAATKYLSKNLIDLKAVLLLETTTIVGSYLAGKMAGLVPEGIISIIFSVLMIASAVVMLLGRHEAKPKDDAVGTGYPLALGVSVFAGGLVGLLGIGGGIVKVPIMQLTLGKSVKEAVAASSMMIGISAAVAVIPYMSRGDVPLDWVPFATLGTALGAFAGSNLFHKIESLYIKLLFTAVLLYTAISMIIEGLRR